In Mesoplodon densirostris isolate mMesDen1 chromosome Y unlocalized genomic scaffold, mMesDen1 primary haplotype SUPER_Y_unloc_2, whole genome shotgun sequence, a single window of DNA contains:
- the LOC132483037 gene encoding LOW QUALITY PROTEIN: ubiquitin-like modifier-activating enzyme 1 (The sequence of the model RefSeq protein was modified relative to this genomic sequence to represent the inferred CDS: inserted 2 bases in 1 codon; substituted 1 base at 1 genomic stop codon), producing the protein MYYNSKVLKPYHVMGRGHAADKRLQELQAMLPGPESLPGFKMYLINFEKDDDSNFHIDFIVAASSLQEENYNIPHADRHKSKLIAGKIIAAVATTTAAIVGLAGLELXKVVLGHQQLXSYKNSFINLALLFFSFSEPLAPHRHQYYNQQWTLWDRFDVQGLQPNGEEMTLKQFLDYFKSTSWRSPCCSRVYPCSTPFA; encoded by the exons ATGTATTACAATTCCAAAGTACTGAAACCATATCATGTTATGGGGAGGGGCCATGCTG CTGATAAACGCCTGCAGGAGCTCCAGGCCATGCTGCCCGGCCCAGAGAGCCTCCCTGGGTTCAAGATGTACCTCATCAACTTTGAGAAG GATGATGACAGCAACTTTCATATAGATTTCATTGTGGCTGCATCCAGTCTCCAGGAAGAGAACTATAACATTCCCCATGCTGACCGGCATAAG AGTAAGTTGATTGCAGGGAAGATCATTGCAGCCGTTGCCACAACCACCGCAGCTATAGTTGGCCTTGCAGGTCTGGAGCT TAAGGTAGTGCTGGGACACCAACAGCTTTAGTCCTATAAGAACAGCTTCATCAACTTGGCCCTGCTCTTTTTCAGCTTCTCTGAGCCCCTTGCCCCACACCGTCACCAG TACTATAACCAGCAGTGGACATTGTGGGATCGCTTTGATGTACAGGGGCTGCAGCCTAATGGTGAAGAGATGACCCTCAAGCAGTTCCTTGACTACTTTAAG AGCACAAGTTGGAGATCACCATGCTGTTCCAGGGTGTATCCATGCTCTACTCCTTTTGCATGA